The following proteins are encoded in a genomic region of Pungitius pungitius chromosome 19, fPunPun2.1, whole genome shotgun sequence:
- the pi15a gene encoding peptidase inhibitor 15-A, translating into MKAQLFAVDVLLLCLSCGASALATTLPGVSALLPAANFTKLGATHGYGTDVTTISKNRRKRYISQNDMLAILDYHNKVRGKVFPPASNMEYMVWDDALAKTAEDWAHACQWEHGPPHLLRFLGQNLSVRTGRYRSILQLVKPWYDEVKDYSFPYPRDCNPRCPLRCYGPMCTHYTQMVWATSNKVGCAVHTCHNMNVWGSVWKRATYLVCNYSPKGNWIGEAPYKVGVPCSACPPSYGGSCSNNMCFPALKTNYLHWFK; encoded by the exons ATGAAAGCTCAGTTATTTGCAGTAGACGTGTTACTGCTGTGCTTATCCTGCGGAGCAAGTGCATTGGCCACGACTCTTCCTGGCGTCTCCGCGCTCTTGCCTGCAGCCAATTTCACCAAACTTGGCGCGACGCACGGCTATGGGACAGATGTTACGACTATTTCCAAGAACAGGAGGAAGCGTTACATCAGTCAGAACGACATGCTTGCCATTCTTGACTACCATAACAAAGTAAGAGGGAAAGTGTTTCCCCCAGCCTCCAATATGGAATACATG gtgtgggaCGACGCTCTGGCTAAGACAGCCGAGGACTGGGCTCATGCCTGCCAGTGGGAGCACGGGCCACCTCATCTCCTCAGGTTCCTGGGTCAGAACCTCTCCGTCAGGACGGGACG CTATCGATCCATTCTCCAGCTGGTGAAGCCGTGGTATGACGAGGTCAAAGATTACTCTTTTCCGTACCCCCGCGACTGCAACCCCCGATGCCCTCTCAGATGCTACGGGCCCATGTGTACCCATTATACCCAG ATGGTTTGGGCAACCTCCAACAAAGTGGGCTGTGCCGTGCACACCTGCCACAATATGAACGTGTGGGGTTCAGTGTGGAAACGGGCAACGTATTTAGTTTGCAACTACTCACCCAA GGGTAACTGGATCGGAGAGGCTCCCTACAAAGTAGGCGTCCCCTGCTCCGCTTGCCCCCCCAGCTACGGGGGCtcctgcagcaacaacatgtgCTTCCCCGCTCTCAAGACAAACTACCTGCACTGGTTCAAATAA